CGTCGCCGAAATTGCCGTGCTGCGATTCCCAGTAATAGGGCTTCATTCAAACCTCCTTGGGCATGTCCGGCCGAACGGCAACGGACACTGCGAAAACGGAAAGGATCAGCGGGAGAGCTTGCCGACGGCGAGCCCGACGACGCTTGCAAGGATGCGTGGATCGCGCACCGCCCAGCGGGCCAGCATGTCGAACTGCGGCAGCTTGCGGCGCCGCACGCGGCGGGCCTGGCTCCAGAGCGCCTGCTGGCGCGCCGTCTGCTTGTAGGAGCGCAGCGAGGCGACCTCGGCCGGCCGCTCGGCAAAGCGGCTTTCCAACCGGTCAAGCGCGACCCAGGTGTTGAATTGCTGGCTGAGGAACTGCGGCGAATCGTTGTCGACGCCGTGGAAGATGTTGATGCCCTCTCCGCGCACTGCGCCCGCCGTGCCGCTGAGAACCACGCGCCGGGCGGCGAGCACGCAGTCGCAGAAGAACAGCACGTCCTCCGCCGCAAGCCGGAGCGCCGCATCGAAGCGCACCCGCTCGAAGACCGGCCGGCCGACGACCATGGAGGAAAGATGCAGGAAGCTCCAGTTCTTGAGCATCACCTGCGTGAGATCGGGAATCTCGATCAGCAGCGGATCGTCGTTGAGGCGCACCGTCGCTTCGGTCTTTTCCAGATCCTCGACACCGAAATGATAGTAGAAGGCGTCGCCCCCGGTGATCGAGGCGAAGTAGCAATCGGCGGAGAAATGCGTCATCGCAGCGTGGGCGATGGCGAGATGATCGGGCGTCCAGGTGTCGTCCGAATCGAGGAAGGCGACGAAGTCGGTCGCACCGGAAACATGGTCGAGCCCGGTATTGCGCGCACCGCCGGGGCCGGCATTTTCCTGGCGGATCACGCGAACCCTGGCCTGCTCCTCCTCGCTGAAGGCGATCAGGTCGCCATCGGGCGGATAGGGGGATTCATCGTCGACGACGATCACATCGAAGTCTCTGAATCCTTGAGAAAAAACAGACGTGAGCGCACGTCTGAGGATACCCGGTTCCTTCTGGTAGAAGGGGATAATAACTGTCAGCTTCGCCATCTTTTCGTCCCTGTGGTTTCTCTAGAAAGAGGTTCGTCTGGTCTCCTCCCACCGGGGCGCGGCCGTTTCCGGCGCAGGCTTTTTGTCTCGTCGAGGCTCCTTTTTGACCGAGGAATCCTCCATGTCCCAGTCCGTGAACGCGAAGTCGGTAACGCGAAATGTCGGCTGGAGCGTCCTATCCAAGACAAGCACATTCGGGCTTAAATTTGTCACCGTGCCCATTCTGGCCCGGCTCCTGAGCCCGGAAGAGTTCGGTGCGGTGGCCGTCGCGCTGGCCGTCGTGCAGTTCCTTGCGATGATCGGCGGGGCGGGCCTCGCCTCCGCTTTGATCCTCGAAGAAAAGGAGGAAGAGGCGACGATCCACTCGGTGTTCTGGGCCAATCTCGCCTTCGCCTTCCTGATGGCGGCGGGGCTTTATGCCTTCGCCGAACCGCTGGCGGACTGGTTCGGTGCAGCGGATGCAGCCTGGCTGCTGAAGCTCATGTGCCTGCTCATTCCGTTGCAGCTTGCCGGCGACGTCGCCTATGCGCTGGTCGCCCGACGCATGCAGTTCAGCCGGGATGCGCTGTGGAGCATGATCTCCGAATCGGCCGCGGCCATCGCCGCGGTGGTCCTCGCGCTCGCCGGCTTCGGCGTCTTCGCGCTGGTGGCGCAGCTCTTCATCGCCGGCATCATCCGGCTCGCCGGCCTGTTCTTCGTCTCGCGCTACCTGCCGCGCCTGACGTTTCATGCGGCGAGCGTCGTCCGGCTGACGCGCTTCAGCCTCGGTCTGATGGGCTCGGAAATTGCCAACTTCGTCACCTTCCAGTCGCCCATGGTGGTGATCTCGCGTTTCCTTGGCCTGGCCGAAGCAGGCGCCTATTCCGCGGCCAACCGCTTTTCCAGTATTCCCAACCAGGTGGTGCTGTCGGGTGTCATGGGCGTGCTCTTTCCCGCCTTCAGCGCGATGATGCACGACCGCGCGCGCCGCTCGCAGGCGCTGATGCTGAGCACGCAGGTGACGACCCTGCTGCTCGCACCGATGATGTTCGGCTTATGGGCGGTCGCCGAACCTGCCATGCTGCTGCTCTTCGGTCCGCAATGGGCTGCCGCCTGGCCGGTTCTGGGACTGCTCGCCCTTTCCAAGGGATTGTTGACGCCGTGCAGCACCTTCATTCCCTACCTCAAGGGCTCAGGCCACGGCGGCGCGCTCTTCTGGTGGGCGGTGGGCCGCGCCGTGGCGACGACCGCCGCCGTCGCCTATGGCGCGTATAATGGCACGCTCATCGCGGCCATGGTCGCCCTCTGCCTCGTCAATGCCGTGGTGCTCGTCGGCTATTCCTGGGTCGTGTTCCGGGCGGATGGAACGCCCTTCCTCTCCGGCTTCTACCGCTCGGTCCGCCCCATGCTCACGGCCGCGCTGATGGCGCTGGCGGTGCGTTACGCGCTGGAGCATGCCATCGCCCGGCACCTGCACCCTGCATTGCAGGTCGGTGCCGGCATTGCGCTCGGCGGTGTCATCTACGGCCTCCTCACCCTCCTCACCGAACGGCCTTTGCTGCGAAAGCTTCTCGACATGGTGCGCCGTCCCGGCACATCCGCGCTTGCCGGCCTGCCTTGAGGCCGCCCCAATTCGAGGCCGGATGGCCGCAATCGCTGCAGTCTTCCGGAGAATCGGCACAGGGGAAATAAAAAAAATCCGCCCTTCCTGCACCCAGAAATTGCGACTAGATCAGCACATTCGAATAGACTTCAAAGTATTGAGGCACAGGCTTTCACATTTGTCTCACGCATATGTGAGCGTGTATTTCTGATAAATTGCAAGCCGACACGATATGCTGCAATGCAACCGCGGGCGCCATCGATTTTGTTGCGCCGCCATATTTTCCACTGCCCCGTCACCCACACTGCACTTCGTAGGCTCAGGTCTGCTCTTGTTTGAAGGCCGCCTTCGGGAACGGCACATGAAGGGGTGACGGAACCGTGCAAATCGACGCGACCGTTTCAGCACGCATCAACATGATGCGCATCGTGCTGATCTCGGGGATCATCTTCGTGCATGTTCCCTATGACCCGGCAACGAGCCCCTATGCGGGCACGTTCGGCGGTCTCGACTGGATGCGGGTATTTCTCGCCGACAGTCTCTTTCGCATCGGCGTTCCCTGCCTCAGCGCGATCTCCGGCTACCTGCTCTTCCACCGCGGCCTCGACGCCTTCGATTACCGAAAGACGCTTCGAACCAAGGCCTCGACGATCCTCCTGCCGTTCCTTCTCTGGAACCTGGCCTTCCTTGCCTTCGTCTATCTCGCCCAGTCGCGCGGCATCGGCTTCGGCTATCTGCCCGACGTCGTGAACGCCACGCCACGCGCGCTGATGAATCTCAGCCTTGCGCTCGAGACCTGGCCGATCAACATCCCGCTCTATTTCCTGCGCGACCTGATCGTCTGCCTCATCCTGTCGCCGCTCATCGCGCTTGCCGTGCTGCGCTATCCGCGCACCACGCTCGCCTTGATGCTGGCCTATGCGGTGCTGCCGGTGCCAAACGGCATCTTCCTGAAGAAATCCATCCTGTTCGGCTTCAGCTTCGGCGTGACGATGGCCCTCCACCGCATCGACATCAGCCGTATCGACCGTTTCGCCCTGCCGGTGACGCTGGCCGTCCTTGGGGTCGCAGTGTTGCTGTCCGTCGCGCTTTACGCCTTCGGCCCGGAATTTCCCGTCTGGCTCGACATGCTGCGCGCCCTTGCAGCCATGTCCGGCATCTTCGGCGCCTGGGCGCTGTCGGCGCTGCTCATCCGCACCGGTGCCGGCCAGGCGCTGGCGCGGCTCGGCGGACTCA
This genomic stretch from Roseateles sp. XES5 harbors:
- a CDS encoding glycosyltransferase family A protein codes for the protein MAKLTVIIPFYQKEPGILRRALTSVFSQGFRDFDVIVVDDESPYPPDGDLIAFSEEEQARVRVIRQENAGPGGARNTGLDHVSGATDFVAFLDSDDTWTPDHLAIAHAAMTHFSADCYFASITGGDAFYYHFGVEDLEKTEATVRLNDDPLLIEIPDLTQVMLKNWSFLHLSSMVVGRPVFERVRFDAALRLAAEDVLFFCDCVLAARRVVLSGTAGAVRGEGINIFHGVDNDSPQFLSQQFNTWVALDRLESRFAERPAEVASLRSYKQTARQQALWSQARRVRRRKLPQFDMLARWAVRDPRILASVVGLAVGKLSR
- a CDS encoding lipopolysaccharide biosynthesis protein; amino-acid sequence: MSQSVNAKSVTRNVGWSVLSKTSTFGLKFVTVPILARLLSPEEFGAVAVALAVVQFLAMIGGAGLASALILEEKEEEATIHSVFWANLAFAFLMAAGLYAFAEPLADWFGAADAAWLLKLMCLLIPLQLAGDVAYALVARRMQFSRDALWSMISESAAAIAAVVLALAGFGVFALVAQLFIAGIIRLAGLFFVSRYLPRLTFHAASVVRLTRFSLGLMGSEIANFVTFQSPMVVISRFLGLAEAGAYSAANRFSSIPNQVVLSGVMGVLFPAFSAMMHDRARRSQALMLSTQVTTLLLAPMMFGLWAVAEPAMLLLFGPQWAAAWPVLGLLALSKGLLTPCSTFIPYLKGSGHGGALFWWAVGRAVATTAAVAYGAYNGTLIAAMVALCLVNAVVLVGYSWVVFRADGTPFLSGFYRSVRPMLTAALMALAVRYALEHAIARHLHPALQVGAGIALGGVIYGLLTLLTERPLLRKLLDMVRRPGTSALAGLP
- a CDS encoding acyltransferase, with the translated sequence MDATVSARINMMRIVLISGIIFVHVPYDPATSPYAGTFGGLDWMRVFLADSLFRIGVPCLSAISGYLLFHRGLDAFDYRKTLRTKASTILLPFLLWNLAFLAFVYLAQSRGIGFGYLPDVVNATPRALMNLSLALETWPINIPLYFLRDLIVCLILSPLIALAVLRYPRTTLALMLAYAVLPVPNGIFLKKSILFGFSFGVTMALHRIDISRIDRFALPVTLAVLGVAVLLSVALYAFGPEFPVWLDMLRALAAMSGIFGAWALSALLIRTGAGQALARLGGLSFWIFCGHYPLLILFWMVWNRLGIAHYPLFYAASPVLALAILVSTHALARRFAPALHAPLTGRRMGGPRRTVAERQQRPPMKPTGSIAQRR